Proteins from a genomic interval of Nocardia sp. BMG51109:
- a CDS encoding polyprenol monophosphomannose synthase, which yields MPTYNERDNLPVAVSRLTALPVADLHVLVVDDNSPDGTGEVADKLAVEQPSAVSVLHRTEKDGLGRAYIAGITRALDEDADVVIQMDADLSHPADVIPAMLDKLENSGEQAGKPVGVVLGSRYVEGGSTATEWKWYRKALSAWANFYVNLILRLGVKDATAGFKAWKADTLRAIDVASIHSNGYSFQVEMNYRTIKRGIAIAEVPIRFEERTKGASKMSLRVQLESALMPWKLLFGRSV from the coding sequence GTGCCGACCTACAACGAGCGGGACAACCTGCCGGTAGCGGTGTCGCGGCTGACCGCGCTACCGGTCGCCGACCTGCACGTCCTGGTCGTCGACGACAACTCGCCCGACGGGACCGGGGAGGTCGCGGACAAGCTCGCCGTCGAACAGCCGTCCGCGGTGAGCGTCCTGCATCGCACCGAGAAGGACGGCCTCGGCCGCGCCTACATCGCCGGCATCACCAGGGCGCTGGACGAGGACGCCGACGTCGTCATCCAGATGGACGCCGATCTGTCGCATCCGGCCGATGTCATTCCGGCCATGCTGGACAAGCTGGAGAATTCCGGCGAACAGGCGGGCAAGCCGGTCGGCGTGGTGCTCGGCTCGCGCTACGTCGAGGGCGGCTCCACCGCGACGGAGTGGAAGTGGTACCGCAAGGCGCTCTCGGCGTGGGCCAACTTCTACGTGAACCTGATCCTGCGGCTGGGCGTGAAGGACGCGACCGCCGGATTCAAGGCGTGGAAGGCCGACACCCTGCGCGCCATCGACGTCGCCTCCATCCACAGCAACGGGTACTCCTTCCAGGTCGAGATGAACTACCGGACCATCAAGAGGGGCATCGCGATCGCCGAGGTGCCGATCCGGTTCGAGGAGCGCACCAAGGGCGCCTCCAAGATGAGCCTGCGGGTGCAGCTGGAGTCGGCGCTGATGCCGTGGAAGCTGCTGTTCGGCCGCAGCGTCTGA
- a CDS encoding HAD-IB family hydrolase, translated as MSAMTIDEAVAAIGTGPRGPRIAAIFDFGGTVVHGFAPASAARRLLRRRSSRRALADSLLTSIRGARGEGEYERFLQRVMHLWAGHADAELTDLGERLFHRAGYGHLYPEAWRLIRAHEAAGHTIVLASCLTRYQVLPVAAELGIEHVLCTRMATRDGVLTGHVDDKPLWRNGKADAVRRFAAAHRLDLPGSYAYADTATDLPLLELTGRPRAVNPDPHLTLESGERDWPVLGFRPREAARTRDIARTAAGFASLVGGAAFGIAVRSPSRERQRMADSMMSHAADATLRATGVRVRITGAEHARTPRPAVFVFNHQSQFDMVVLAAVLRSGFTGIVKKEITHNPVFGPLMRFAGATFIDRSDTAGAKAALGPVVRTLRGGLSVVVAPEGTRSLTPRVGPFKKGAFHIAIQAGVPVIPLVIRNAGEIAWRDSAIVRKGTVDVAVLPAIDVGGWDPGDMDAEIERVRRLFVDTLVDWPAPEADSAQPLRN; from the coding sequence ATGAGCGCCATGACGATCGACGAGGCCGTCGCCGCGATCGGTACCGGCCCGCGGGGGCCGCGGATCGCCGCGATCTTCGACTTCGGCGGCACCGTCGTGCACGGCTTCGCACCGGCCTCCGCGGCACGGCGGCTGCTGCGCCGTCGCAGTTCGCGACGCGCGCTGGCCGACTCACTGCTGACCAGCATTCGCGGCGCGCGGGGCGAGGGCGAATACGAGCGTTTCCTGCAGCGCGTCATGCACCTCTGGGCCGGGCACGCGGACGCCGAACTGACCGATCTCGGCGAGCGGCTGTTCCACCGGGCCGGCTACGGCCACCTGTACCCGGAGGCGTGGCGGCTGATCCGGGCCCACGAGGCCGCCGGGCACACGATCGTGCTGGCGAGTTGCCTGACCCGCTACCAGGTGCTGCCCGTCGCCGCGGAGCTGGGCATCGAGCACGTCCTGTGCACGCGGATGGCGACCCGGGACGGCGTGCTGACCGGCCACGTGGACGACAAACCGCTGTGGCGCAACGGAAAGGCCGACGCGGTGCGCCGCTTCGCCGCCGCCCATCGCCTCGACCTCCCCGGCAGTTACGCCTACGCCGACACCGCCACCGATCTGCCGCTGCTGGAACTGACCGGACGTCCGCGAGCGGTGAATCCGGATCCGCACCTGACCCTCGAGTCCGGCGAGCGGGACTGGCCGGTGCTCGGCTTCCGTCCGCGGGAGGCGGCGCGGACGCGCGATATCGCCCGCACCGCAGCGGGTTTCGCGAGCCTGGTCGGCGGTGCGGCGTTCGGGATCGCCGTTCGGTCACCGTCGCGGGAGCGGCAGCGGATGGCCGATTCGATGATGAGTCACGCCGCCGACGCCACCCTGCGCGCGACCGGCGTGCGAGTGCGGATCACCGGCGCCGAGCACGCCCGCACGCCCCGGCCCGCCGTATTCGTCTTCAATCACCAGAGCCAGTTCGACATGGTGGTGCTGGCCGCGGTGCTGCGGTCGGGCTTCACCGGAATCGTGAAGAAGGAGATCACCCACAATCCGGTCTTCGGGCCACTGATGCGATTCGCGGGAGCCACGTTCATCGACCGTTCCGACACCGCCGGCGCGAAGGCCGCGCTGGGGCCCGTGGTGCGGACGCTGCGCGGCGGGCTGTCGGTCGTCGTCGCGCCGGAGGGCACCCGGTCGCTGACGCCGCGGGTGGGTCCGTTCAAGAAGGGCGCGTTCCACATCGCCATTCAGGCCGGGGTGCCGGTCATCCCGCTCGTGATCCGCAACGCGGGCGAAATCGCCTGGCGCGATTCGGCAATCGTGCGCAAGGGCACGGTCGACGTGGCGGTGCTGCCGGCGATCGATGTCGGCGGCTGGGATCCGGGCGATATGGACGCCGAGATCGAGCGGGTCCGGCGGCTTTTCGTCGACACTCTGGTCGATTGGCCGGCGCCCGAAGCCGATTCGGCGCAACCGCTGCGGAACTGA
- a CDS encoding TetR/AcrR family transcriptional regulator, with protein MARQQERARRTRAAIIRSAAVEFGKSGYAAASLNRILEGSRATKGAMYFHFDSKEDLARAVLDAAVERYRATTERWLTRTDLGALDMLHGMIDEIALRLENDLIIQAEFRLVIEPEFYRDVQSGGGRILGRATRLLAVRAIDQKQLRPDADPDRFTRTLAASLAGQRYIIDLLGGGIDLRARFTEALEVIIESMATAEWLDEFRRTGWRASARMEDLNLGP; from the coding sequence ATGGCACGGCAGCAAGAGCGGGCCCGCCGGACACGTGCGGCGATCATCAGGTCCGCCGCCGTTGAATTCGGGAAGAGCGGCTATGCCGCGGCATCGCTCAACCGGATATTGGAAGGATCGCGCGCCACCAAGGGCGCCATGTACTTTCACTTCGACTCCAAGGAGGATCTCGCGCGGGCGGTGCTGGACGCCGCGGTCGAACGTTACCGCGCGACCACCGAAAGATGGCTCACCCGAACCGATCTCGGTGCGCTGGACATGTTGCACGGGATGATCGACGAGATCGCGCTCCGGCTGGAGAACGACCTGATCATCCAGGCCGAGTTCCGGCTCGTCATCGAGCCCGAGTTCTACCGCGACGTCCAGTCCGGCGGCGGGCGCATCCTCGGCCGGGCCACCCGGCTGCTCGCGGTGCGCGCGATCGACCAGAAGCAACTGCGTCCGGATGCCGATCCGGACCGGTTCACCCGCACCCTCGCCGCCTCGCTGGCCGGCCAGCGCTACATCATCGACCTGCTCGGTGGCGGTATAGACCTGCGGGCGCGGTTCACCGAGGCACTGGAGGTCATCATCGAGTCGATGGCGACCGCCGAGTGGCTCGATGAGTTCCGCCGCACCGGATGGCGCGCGTCCGCACGGATGGAGGATCTCAACCTGGGCCCGTGA